One Mus musculus strain C57BL/6J chromosome X, GRCm38.p6 C57BL/6J DNA window includes the following coding sequences:
- the Nhsl2 gene encoding NHS-like protein 2 isoform X10: MERGESLTLFWSRGAAANSGRENATATAHSRSSWRQPVNVFLSSGRPPSVEELLREAQLNLQSLLQGQQFDRHASFRHSLFNTETAVNPKSTLRRRRTIIGFSNFSQRDQGHSSSPTGSLARSATSDIRPGHSAPQVVQGRVAVGQEARFPSLTSPGLRHSSSEPGDAHQARSASDHPGMESMAVVYSVPSSCNGPTESTFSTSWKGDAFTYMTPSASSQGNQVSENGKNPSSGNSWVPLNTLPPLVPKEAATLFVTRDNPAGCTGLPSYSEHPTLRRQIPERPPKIGLLARGTSRLETGPGGTNRFRERSLSVPTDSGVTSVDYDEEQKTSETRILPYASTSSEGSNSTDNIAALSTEQEARHRRQRSKSISLKKAKKKPSPPMRSVSLVKDEPALPPEGELVLPKDQRPRSLCLSLEHQGHHPPHPDAQGHPAVPMLKDPGSTQFSHHWYLTDWKSGDTYQSLSSSSTATGTTVIECTQVQGSSESLASPSTSRATTPSQLSIEVEAREVASPGRPTGLMSPSSGYSSQSETPTPTVSMSLTLGHLPPPSASVRVRPVVPERKSSLPPTSPMEKICKSRLSFDLPLTSSTTLDLSGMSISIRSKTKVSRHHSDTNFGVKLAQKTSPNQPIMPMVTQSDLRSVRLRSVSKSEPEDDIESPDYIEEPGAEEVFTMPERKVKPPIAEKPPLARRPPSLVHRPPSLPGEYPLTSPTMAMASRSSIPHMKQLPQDSYTVLRKPKSPSFPGESTASSSLVLSPLASSSGAFFSGTQQPPQASVEDGGPKVRALPERIGLQSQEEAEKKMTKIPPPVPKKPSVLYLPLTSPVAQMDACMAEPRLPFSPIITLEEDGKCPSTGDDQKSPGKGVTSPLHTDTEKEAISPGRSVEPSAEEKSLISDKTAEWIAEEEDDVFVASRTTEDLFTVIHRSKRKLLGWKETGEGFTGSKPSSHSPVKNTADSPTGEAAAAPGPSSSACLDAGRNDDFKALLQKKGSKATPRTRPSAAELLKTTNPLARRIIAQFSKDYEPTDNPST, encoded by the exons CTGCAGCTAACTCGGGTCGGGAAAATGCGACAGCGACTGCCCACTCGAGGTCGTCATGGCGACAGCCAGTGAACGTGTTCCTCTCCTCGGGCAGGCCCCCGAGTGTAGAGGAACTGCTTCGCGAGGCGCAGCTCAATCTCCAGAGCCTGTTGCAAG GGCAGCAGTTTGATAGACATGCAAGTTTTCGACACTCGTTGTTTAACACAGAGACAGCCGTGAACCCCAAGTCCACCCTGAGGCGGAGGCGGACCATTATTGGATTCTCTAACTTTTCTCAGCGAGACCAAG GTCACAGCAGCAGCCCCACAGGCAGCCTGGCCCGCTCTGCCACCTCAGACATCAGGCCTGGCCACTCAGCTCCACAAGTTGTTCAGGGAAGAGTTGCTGTTGGGCAGGAAGCTCGGTTCCCAAGTCTCACCTCACCAGGACTGAGACACTCTTCTAGTGAGCCCGGAGACGCTCACCAGGCACGCAGTGCCTCAGACCATCCCGGCATGGAGAGCATGGCAGTGGTGTACAGTGTCCCCAGTTCTTGCAatggaccaacagagtcaacattCTCCACTTCCTGGAAGGGAGATGCTTTCACATACATGACCCCAAGTGCCAGCAGCCAGGGCAATCAAGTCAGTGAAAATGGAAAAAACCCTTCCTCGGGCAATTCTTGGGTCCCTCTGAACACACTCCCACCTCTGGTTCCTAAGGAGGCGGCCACGCTCTTTGTCACCCGTGATAACCCAGCAGGATGCACTGGGCTACCCAGCTACTCTGAGCACCCCACTCTACGAAGACAGATACCAGAAAGACCTCCCAAGATTGGCCTTCTTGCCCGTGGTACCTCAAGGCTGGAAACAGGCCCAGGTGGGACCAACAGGTTCCGGGAGCGGTCACTGTCTGTACCCACAGACTCGGGTGTTACCTCAGTGGACTATGACGAAGAACAGAAGACCAGTGAGACCCGCATCCTGCCTTATGCCAGTACAAGCTCCGAGGGCAGTAACAGTACTGACAACATTGCAGCCCTCAGCACTGAGCAGGAGGCACGGCACAGAAGGCAAAGATCCAAAAGTATTTCACTCAAGAAGGCCAAAAAGAAGCCCTCTCCACCCATGCGAAGTGTCTCACTCGTCAAAGATGAGCCAGCCCTCCCACCAGAAGGCGAATTGGTACTGCCCAAGGACCAGAGGCCTAGGAGCCTTTGCCTCTCCTTGGAACACCAAGGGCACCACCCACCTCACCCAGATGCTCAAGGTCACCCAGCTGTGCCAATGCTCAAAGATCCAGGAAGTACGCAGTTCTCTCACCACTGGTATCTTACTGACTGGAAGTCTGGTGACACCTACCAGTCCTTGTCCAGCTCCAGCACTGCCACCGGCACCACGGTCATTGAGTGCACTCAAGTTCAGGGAAGCTCAGAGTCTCTGGCCTCCCCTTCCACCTCCAGAGCGACAACACCCTCCCAGCTCTCCATTGAGGTGGAAGCCAGGGAAGTAGCCTCTCCTGGGAGGCCCACTGGACTGATGTCCCCTTCCAGTGGTTACTCCAGCCAGTCAGAGACACCCACACCCACTGTCTCCATGTCCTTGACCCTGGGCCACTTACCTCCTCCAAGTGCTAGTGTCAGAGTACGTCCAGTGGTACCAGAAAGGAAGTCATCACTGCCCCCAACATCACCAATGGAGAAAATCTGCAAGTCACGGTTATCATTTGACCTACCACTGACCTCTTCAACCACCCTGGATCTGTCGGGGATGAGTATCTCCATCCGCAGCAAAACCAAGGTGAGCCGCCATCACTCTGATACCAATTTTGGGGTCAAACTGGCACAGAAAACTAGTCCAAACCAACCGATCATGCCCATGGTTACTCAGTCTGACCTCCGTTCTGTTCGCCTGAGGTCAGTCAGCAAGTCTGAGCCAGAAGACGACATTGAGAGTCCAGATTACATAGAGGAACCTGGAGCAGAGGAAGTCTTCACCATGCCAGAGAGAAAAGTGAAACCTCCCATAGCCGAGAAACCTCCATTGGCCCGAAGGCCTCCAAGTTTGGTCCACAGGCCGCCCTCTCTCCCTGGGGAGTATCCACTAACTTCTCCTACTATGGCTATGGCATCCAGGAGCTCCATTCCACACATGAAGCAGCTTCCCCAAGACAGCTACACAGTGTTGCGGAAACCAAAGTCACCCAGCTTCCCCGGGGAGTCAACAGCATCCTCCAGccttgtcctctcacctcttgCCAGTTCCTCTGGTGCTTTCTTCTCAGGAACACAGCAACCTCCCCAGGCCAGTGTAGAAGACGGGGGCCCCAAGGTGAGAGCCCTGCCTGAAAGAATCGGCCTCCAGAGccaggaagaagctgagaaaaaGATGACCAAGATTCCACCTCCGGTACCAAAAAAGCCCAGTGTGCTCTACCTGCCTCTCACCTCCCCTGTAGCTCAAATGGATGCCTGCATGGCAGAACCAAGGCTACCTTTCAGCCCCATCATCACCCTGGAGGAAGATGGCAAGTGTCCCTCCACTGGTGATGACCAGAAGTCACCTGGTAAAGGGGTGACTTCGCCTCTTCACACTGACACAGAAAAagaggccatctctccag GGAGGTCAGTGGAACCGAGTGCTGAAGAGAAAAGTTTAATCAGTGATAAAACAGCCGAATGGAttgcagaggaggaggatgacgtGTTTGTGGCTTCCCGCACAACTGAAGATTTATTTACTGTGATACACAG GTCCAAAAGAAAGCTACTGGGCTGGAAAGAGACTGGGGAGGGCTTCACGGGAAGCAAACCCAGCTCCCATTCACCAGTGAAGAATACAGCTGATTCTCCCACCGGTGAGGCTGCTGCTGCCCCAGGGCCAAGTAGCagtgcctgcctagatgctggtA
- the Nhsl2 gene encoding NHS-like protein 2 isoform X11: protein MPAKRQLSEDETTTQGVRAPEACLSLSTANKQSAWNDPFPLPILKERLWLQPCSTQSDLVPINISGQQFDRHASFRHSLFNTETAVNPKSTLRRRRTIIGFSNFSQRDQGHSSSPTGSLARSATSDIRPGHSAPQVVQGRVAVGQEARFPSLTSPGLRHSSSEPGDAHQARSASDHPGMESMAVVYSVPSSCNGPTESTFSTSWKGDAFTYMTPSASSQGNQVSENGKNPSSGNSWVPLNTLPPLVPKEAATLFVTRDNPAGCTGLPSYSEHPTLRRQIPERPPKIGLLARGTSRLETGPGGTNRFRERSLSVPTDSGVTSVDYDEEQKTSETRILPYASTSSEGSNSTDNIAALSTEQEARHRRQRSKSISLKKAKKKPSPPMRSVSLVKDEPALPPEGELVLPKDQRPRSLCLSLEHQGHHPPHPDAQGHPAVPMLKDPGSTQFSHHWYLTDWKSGDTYQSLSSSSTATGTTVIECTQVQGSSESLASPSTSRATTPSQLSIEVEAREVASPGRPTGLMSPSSGYSSQSETPTPTVSMSLTLGHLPPPSASVRVRPVVPERKSSLPPTSPMEKICKSRLSFDLPLTSSTTLDLSGMSISIRSKTKVSRHHSDTNFGVKLAQKTSPNQPIMPMVTQSDLRSVRLRSVSKSEPEDDIESPDYIEEPGAEEVFTMPERKVKPPIAEKPPLARRPPSLVHRPPSLPGEYPLTSPTMAMASRSSIPHMKQLPQDSYTVLRKPKSPSFPGESTASSSLVLSPLASSSGAFFSGTQQPPQASVEDGGPKVRALPERIGLQSQEEAEKKMTKIPPPVPKKPSVLYLPLTSPVAQMDACMAEPRLPFSPIITLEEDGKCPSTGDDQKSPGKGVTSPLHTDTEKEAISPGRSVEPSAEEKSLISDKTAEWIAEEEDDVFVASRTTEDLFTVIHRSKRKLLGWKETGEGFTGSKPSSHSPVKNTADSPTGEAAAAPGPSSSACLDAGRNDDFKALLQKKGSKATPRTRPSAAELLKTTNPLARRIIAQFSKDYEPTDNPST from the exons ATG CCTGCAAAACGGCAGCTGAGCGAGGATGAGACCACGACCCAGGGTGTGAGGGCCCCTGAGGCCTGCCTGAGCCTGTCTACTGCCAACAAGCAAAGTGCCTGGAATGACCCCTTCCCTCTACCCATCCTAAAGGAGAGGCTCTGGCTTCAGCCCTGCTCCACACAGTCTGACCTTGTGCCAATCAACATCTCTG GGCAGCAGTTTGATAGACATGCAAGTTTTCGACACTCGTTGTTTAACACAGAGACAGCCGTGAACCCCAAGTCCACCCTGAGGCGGAGGCGGACCATTATTGGATTCTCTAACTTTTCTCAGCGAGACCAAG GTCACAGCAGCAGCCCCACAGGCAGCCTGGCCCGCTCTGCCACCTCAGACATCAGGCCTGGCCACTCAGCTCCACAAGTTGTTCAGGGAAGAGTTGCTGTTGGGCAGGAAGCTCGGTTCCCAAGTCTCACCTCACCAGGACTGAGACACTCTTCTAGTGAGCCCGGAGACGCTCACCAGGCACGCAGTGCCTCAGACCATCCCGGCATGGAGAGCATGGCAGTGGTGTACAGTGTCCCCAGTTCTTGCAatggaccaacagagtcaacattCTCCACTTCCTGGAAGGGAGATGCTTTCACATACATGACCCCAAGTGCCAGCAGCCAGGGCAATCAAGTCAGTGAAAATGGAAAAAACCCTTCCTCGGGCAATTCTTGGGTCCCTCTGAACACACTCCCACCTCTGGTTCCTAAGGAGGCGGCCACGCTCTTTGTCACCCGTGATAACCCAGCAGGATGCACTGGGCTACCCAGCTACTCTGAGCACCCCACTCTACGAAGACAGATACCAGAAAGACCTCCCAAGATTGGCCTTCTTGCCCGTGGTACCTCAAGGCTGGAAACAGGCCCAGGTGGGACCAACAGGTTCCGGGAGCGGTCACTGTCTGTACCCACAGACTCGGGTGTTACCTCAGTGGACTATGACGAAGAACAGAAGACCAGTGAGACCCGCATCCTGCCTTATGCCAGTACAAGCTCCGAGGGCAGTAACAGTACTGACAACATTGCAGCCCTCAGCACTGAGCAGGAGGCACGGCACAGAAGGCAAAGATCCAAAAGTATTTCACTCAAGAAGGCCAAAAAGAAGCCCTCTCCACCCATGCGAAGTGTCTCACTCGTCAAAGATGAGCCAGCCCTCCCACCAGAAGGCGAATTGGTACTGCCCAAGGACCAGAGGCCTAGGAGCCTTTGCCTCTCCTTGGAACACCAAGGGCACCACCCACCTCACCCAGATGCTCAAGGTCACCCAGCTGTGCCAATGCTCAAAGATCCAGGAAGTACGCAGTTCTCTCACCACTGGTATCTTACTGACTGGAAGTCTGGTGACACCTACCAGTCCTTGTCCAGCTCCAGCACTGCCACCGGCACCACGGTCATTGAGTGCACTCAAGTTCAGGGAAGCTCAGAGTCTCTGGCCTCCCCTTCCACCTCCAGAGCGACAACACCCTCCCAGCTCTCCATTGAGGTGGAAGCCAGGGAAGTAGCCTCTCCTGGGAGGCCCACTGGACTGATGTCCCCTTCCAGTGGTTACTCCAGCCAGTCAGAGACACCCACACCCACTGTCTCCATGTCCTTGACCCTGGGCCACTTACCTCCTCCAAGTGCTAGTGTCAGAGTACGTCCAGTGGTACCAGAAAGGAAGTCATCACTGCCCCCAACATCACCAATGGAGAAAATCTGCAAGTCACGGTTATCATTTGACCTACCACTGACCTCTTCAACCACCCTGGATCTGTCGGGGATGAGTATCTCCATCCGCAGCAAAACCAAGGTGAGCCGCCATCACTCTGATACCAATTTTGGGGTCAAACTGGCACAGAAAACTAGTCCAAACCAACCGATCATGCCCATGGTTACTCAGTCTGACCTCCGTTCTGTTCGCCTGAGGTCAGTCAGCAAGTCTGAGCCAGAAGACGACATTGAGAGTCCAGATTACATAGAGGAACCTGGAGCAGAGGAAGTCTTCACCATGCCAGAGAGAAAAGTGAAACCTCCCATAGCCGAGAAACCTCCATTGGCCCGAAGGCCTCCAAGTTTGGTCCACAGGCCGCCCTCTCTCCCTGGGGAGTATCCACTAACTTCTCCTACTATGGCTATGGCATCCAGGAGCTCCATTCCACACATGAAGCAGCTTCCCCAAGACAGCTACACAGTGTTGCGGAAACCAAAGTCACCCAGCTTCCCCGGGGAGTCAACAGCATCCTCCAGccttgtcctctcacctcttgCCAGTTCCTCTGGTGCTTTCTTCTCAGGAACACAGCAACCTCCCCAGGCCAGTGTAGAAGACGGGGGCCCCAAGGTGAGAGCCCTGCCTGAAAGAATCGGCCTCCAGAGccaggaagaagctgagaaaaaGATGACCAAGATTCCACCTCCGGTACCAAAAAAGCCCAGTGTGCTCTACCTGCCTCTCACCTCCCCTGTAGCTCAAATGGATGCCTGCATGGCAGAACCAAGGCTACCTTTCAGCCCCATCATCACCCTGGAGGAAGATGGCAAGTGTCCCTCCACTGGTGATGACCAGAAGTCACCTGGTAAAGGGGTGACTTCGCCTCTTCACACTGACACAGAAAAagaggccatctctccag GGAGGTCAGTGGAACCGAGTGCTGAAGAGAAAAGTTTAATCAGTGATAAAACAGCCGAATGGAttgcagaggaggaggatgacgtGTTTGTGGCTTCCCGCACAACTGAAGATTTATTTACTGTGATACACAG GTCCAAAAGAAAGCTACTGGGCTGGAAAGAGACTGGGGAGGGCTTCACGGGAAGCAAACCCAGCTCCCATTCACCAGTGAAGAATACAGCTGATTCTCCCACCGGTGAGGCTGCTGCTGCCCCAGGGCCAAGTAGCagtgcctgcctagatgctggtA
- the Nhsl2 gene encoding NHS-like protein 2 isoform X13 has product MERGESLTLFWSRGGQQFDRHASFRHSLFNTETAVNPKSTLRRRRTIIGFSNFSQRDQGHSSSPTGSLARSATSDIRPGHSAPQVVQGRVAVGQEARFPSLTSPGLRHSSSEPGDAHQARSASDHPGMESMAVVYSVPSSCNGPTESTFSTSWKGDAFTYMTPSASSQGNQVSENGKNPSSGNSWVPLNTLPPLVPKEAATLFVTRDNPAGCTGLPSYSEHPTLRRQIPERPPKIGLLARGTSRLETGPGGTNRFRERSLSVPTDSGVTSVDYDEEQKTSETRILPYASTSSEGSNSTDNIAALSTEQEARHRRQRSKSISLKKAKKKPSPPMRSVSLVKDEPALPPEGELVLPKDQRPRSLCLSLEHQGHHPPHPDAQGHPAVPMLKDPGSTQFSHHWYLTDWKSGDTYQSLSSSSTATGTTVIECTQVQGSSESLASPSTSRATTPSQLSIEVEAREVASPGRPTGLMSPSSGYSSQSETPTPTVSMSLTLGHLPPPSASVRVRPVVPERKSSLPPTSPMEKICKSRLSFDLPLTSSTTLDLSGMSISIRSKTKVSRHHSDTNFGVKLAQKTSPNQPIMPMVTQSDLRSVRLRSVSKSEPEDDIESPDYIEEPGAEEVFTMPERKVKPPIAEKPPLARRPPSLVHRPPSLPGEYPLTSPTMAMASRSSIPHMKQLPQDSYTVLRKPKSPSFPGESTASSSLVLSPLASSSGAFFSGTQQPPQASVEDGGPKVRALPERIGLQSQEEAEKKMTKIPPPVPKKPSVLYLPLTSPVAQMDACMAEPRLPFSPIITLEEDGKCPSTGDDQKSPGKGVTSPLHTDTEKEAISPGRSVEPSAEEKSLISDKTAEWIAEEEDDVFVASRTTEDLFTVIHRSKRKLLGWKETGEGFTGSKPSSHSPVKNTADSPTGEAAAAPGPSSSACLDAGRNDDFKALLQKKGSKATPRTRPSAAELLKTTNPLARRIIAQFSKDYEPTDNPST; this is encoded by the exons GGCAGCAGTTTGATAGACATGCAAGTTTTCGACACTCGTTGTTTAACACAGAGACAGCCGTGAACCCCAAGTCCACCCTGAGGCGGAGGCGGACCATTATTGGATTCTCTAACTTTTCTCAGCGAGACCAAG GTCACAGCAGCAGCCCCACAGGCAGCCTGGCCCGCTCTGCCACCTCAGACATCAGGCCTGGCCACTCAGCTCCACAAGTTGTTCAGGGAAGAGTTGCTGTTGGGCAGGAAGCTCGGTTCCCAAGTCTCACCTCACCAGGACTGAGACACTCTTCTAGTGAGCCCGGAGACGCTCACCAGGCACGCAGTGCCTCAGACCATCCCGGCATGGAGAGCATGGCAGTGGTGTACAGTGTCCCCAGTTCTTGCAatggaccaacagagtcaacattCTCCACTTCCTGGAAGGGAGATGCTTTCACATACATGACCCCAAGTGCCAGCAGCCAGGGCAATCAAGTCAGTGAAAATGGAAAAAACCCTTCCTCGGGCAATTCTTGGGTCCCTCTGAACACACTCCCACCTCTGGTTCCTAAGGAGGCGGCCACGCTCTTTGTCACCCGTGATAACCCAGCAGGATGCACTGGGCTACCCAGCTACTCTGAGCACCCCACTCTACGAAGACAGATACCAGAAAGACCTCCCAAGATTGGCCTTCTTGCCCGTGGTACCTCAAGGCTGGAAACAGGCCCAGGTGGGACCAACAGGTTCCGGGAGCGGTCACTGTCTGTACCCACAGACTCGGGTGTTACCTCAGTGGACTATGACGAAGAACAGAAGACCAGTGAGACCCGCATCCTGCCTTATGCCAGTACAAGCTCCGAGGGCAGTAACAGTACTGACAACATTGCAGCCCTCAGCACTGAGCAGGAGGCACGGCACAGAAGGCAAAGATCCAAAAGTATTTCACTCAAGAAGGCCAAAAAGAAGCCCTCTCCACCCATGCGAAGTGTCTCACTCGTCAAAGATGAGCCAGCCCTCCCACCAGAAGGCGAATTGGTACTGCCCAAGGACCAGAGGCCTAGGAGCCTTTGCCTCTCCTTGGAACACCAAGGGCACCACCCACCTCACCCAGATGCTCAAGGTCACCCAGCTGTGCCAATGCTCAAAGATCCAGGAAGTACGCAGTTCTCTCACCACTGGTATCTTACTGACTGGAAGTCTGGTGACACCTACCAGTCCTTGTCCAGCTCCAGCACTGCCACCGGCACCACGGTCATTGAGTGCACTCAAGTTCAGGGAAGCTCAGAGTCTCTGGCCTCCCCTTCCACCTCCAGAGCGACAACACCCTCCCAGCTCTCCATTGAGGTGGAAGCCAGGGAAGTAGCCTCTCCTGGGAGGCCCACTGGACTGATGTCCCCTTCCAGTGGTTACTCCAGCCAGTCAGAGACACCCACACCCACTGTCTCCATGTCCTTGACCCTGGGCCACTTACCTCCTCCAAGTGCTAGTGTCAGAGTACGTCCAGTGGTACCAGAAAGGAAGTCATCACTGCCCCCAACATCACCAATGGAGAAAATCTGCAAGTCACGGTTATCATTTGACCTACCACTGACCTCTTCAACCACCCTGGATCTGTCGGGGATGAGTATCTCCATCCGCAGCAAAACCAAGGTGAGCCGCCATCACTCTGATACCAATTTTGGGGTCAAACTGGCACAGAAAACTAGTCCAAACCAACCGATCATGCCCATGGTTACTCAGTCTGACCTCCGTTCTGTTCGCCTGAGGTCAGTCAGCAAGTCTGAGCCAGAAGACGACATTGAGAGTCCAGATTACATAGAGGAACCTGGAGCAGAGGAAGTCTTCACCATGCCAGAGAGAAAAGTGAAACCTCCCATAGCCGAGAAACCTCCATTGGCCCGAAGGCCTCCAAGTTTGGTCCACAGGCCGCCCTCTCTCCCTGGGGAGTATCCACTAACTTCTCCTACTATGGCTATGGCATCCAGGAGCTCCATTCCACACATGAAGCAGCTTCCCCAAGACAGCTACACAGTGTTGCGGAAACCAAAGTCACCCAGCTTCCCCGGGGAGTCAACAGCATCCTCCAGccttgtcctctcacctcttgCCAGTTCCTCTGGTGCTTTCTTCTCAGGAACACAGCAACCTCCCCAGGCCAGTGTAGAAGACGGGGGCCCCAAGGTGAGAGCCCTGCCTGAAAGAATCGGCCTCCAGAGccaggaagaagctgagaaaaaGATGACCAAGATTCCACCTCCGGTACCAAAAAAGCCCAGTGTGCTCTACCTGCCTCTCACCTCCCCTGTAGCTCAAATGGATGCCTGCATGGCAGAACCAAGGCTACCTTTCAGCCCCATCATCACCCTGGAGGAAGATGGCAAGTGTCCCTCCACTGGTGATGACCAGAAGTCACCTGGTAAAGGGGTGACTTCGCCTCTTCACACTGACACAGAAAAagaggccatctctccag GGAGGTCAGTGGAACCGAGTGCTGAAGAGAAAAGTTTAATCAGTGATAAAACAGCCGAATGGAttgcagaggaggaggatgacgtGTTTGTGGCTTCCCGCACAACTGAAGATTTATTTACTGTGATACACAG GTCCAAAAGAAAGCTACTGGGCTGGAAAGAGACTGGGGAGGGCTTCACGGGAAGCAAACCCAGCTCCCATTCACCAGTGAAGAATACAGCTGATTCTCCCACCGGTGAGGCTGCTGCTGCCCCAGGGCCAAGTAGCagtgcctgcctagatgctggtA